The following are encoded together in the Blautia obeum ATCC 29174 genome:
- a CDS encoding arginase family protein translates to MAENKTINKEQNRTENNEIVIMNFSGIYKEQQFYRNHAEMQEDISWLEVQDLPGSNCYCDEEAKNRILDDIKNYTGNGIHFIDSGNYHYVSRLWLSKMEHPFRLLVFDNHTDMQLPAFGGLLSCGGWIAASLEEVPMLQEVILVGPDEEAYMQVEPEFQQKVQFLSREKLLAMTGEEKNTFFRNLRADLPMYISVDKDVLCTADASTTWSQGDMSLEKLQKFLEIVLQQQQILGMDICGECDPDACERNLLNDRANQKLLELWKKYFPQIRERRQDI, encoded by the coding sequence ATGGCAGAAAATAAGACTATTAATAAAGAACAAAACAGAACAGAGAACAATGAAATTGTGATCATGAATTTTTCCGGAATTTACAAAGAACAGCAGTTTTACCGGAACCATGCAGAAATGCAGGAAGATATATCCTGGTTGGAGGTACAGGATTTACCGGGAAGTAACTGTTACTGTGATGAGGAAGCGAAAAACCGGATACTGGATGATATAAAGAACTATACGGGAAATGGCATACATTTCATTGACTCAGGAAATTATCATTATGTAAGCCGGCTGTGGCTGTCAAAGATGGAACATCCATTCCGGCTTCTGGTATTTGATAATCATACGGATATGCAACTGCCGGCCTTTGGAGGCCTTTTATCCTGTGGTGGATGGATTGCGGCATCTTTGGAAGAAGTACCGATGCTGCAAGAGGTAATTCTTGTTGGACCGGATGAAGAGGCCTATATGCAGGTTGAACCGGAATTTCAGCAGAAAGTACAGTTTTTGTCCAGAGAAAAGTTGCTGGCAATGACAGGTGAGGAAAAGAATACATTTTTCAGGAATCTGCGTGCAGATCTTCCAATGTATATTTCCGTGGATAAAGATGTGCTGTGTACAGCAGATGCGTCAACAACATGGAGCCAGGGTGATATGAGCCTTGAGAAACTTCAAAAGTTTCTGGAAATCGTGCTGCAACAACAGCAGATTTTGGGAATGGATATCTGTGGAGAATGTGATCCTGATGCATGCGAGAGAAATCTATTGAATGACAGGGCGAATCAGAAACTTCTTGAATTGTGGAAAAAATACTTTCCGCAGATCCGGGAGAGGAGACAGGATATATGA
- the fba gene encoding class II fructose-1,6-bisphosphate aldolase, whose product MLVNASEMLKKAKAGHYAVGQFNINNLEWTKAILLTAQELNSPVILGVSEGAGKYMTGYKTVVGMVKGMLEELNITVPVALHLDHGSYEGCLKCVEAGFTSIMFDGSHYPIEENVEKTKELVKIVAEHGMSLEAEVGSIGGEEDGVVGMGECADPKECKMVADLGIDFLAAGIGNIHGKYPANWKGLSFETLDAIQKLTGDMPLVLHGGTGIPADMIKKAIDLGVSKINVNTECQLAFAAATRKYIEEGKDEQGKGFDPRKLLAPGTEAIKATVKEKMELFGSVNKA is encoded by the coding sequence ATGTTAGTAAACGCTTCAGAAATGTTGAAAAAAGCAAAAGCTGGTCACTATGCAGTAGGTCAGTTCAACATTAACAACCTTGAGTGGACAAAAGCAATCCTGCTTACAGCACAGGAACTCAACTCTCCGGTTATCCTTGGTGTATCCGAAGGTGCAGGAAAATACATGACAGGTTATAAGACTGTTGTTGGTATGGTGAAAGGAATGCTCGAGGAACTCAATATCACAGTTCCGGTTGCACTTCACCTGGATCACGGCAGCTACGAAGGATGCCTGAAATGCGTAGAAGCCGGTTTCACATCTATCATGTTTGATGGTTCCCATTATCCGATCGAAGAGAACGTAGAAAAAACAAAAGAACTGGTTAAGATCGTTGCAGAGCATGGAATGTCTCTGGAAGCAGAAGTTGGTTCTATCGGTGGCGAAGAAGATGGTGTAGTAGGTATGGGTGAATGTGCAGATCCTAAGGAATGCAAGATGGTTGCAGATCTTGGTATCGACTTCCTTGCAGCAGGTATCGGTAACATCCACGGTAAATACCCGGCTAACTGGAAAGGTCTGAGCTTTGAGACACTGGATGCTATCCAGAAGCTGACAGGAGATATGCCACTTGTACTTCACGGTGGTACAGGTATCCCGGCAGACATGATCAAGAAAGCAATCGACCTTGGTGTATCCAAGATCAATGTTAATACAGAATGCCAGCTTGCATTCGCAGCAGCTACACGTAAATATATCGAAGAAGGCAAGGACGAGCAGGGTAAAGGATTTGACCCACGTAAACTTCTTGCTCCAGGAACTGAAGCAATCAAAGCTACAGTTAAAGAAAAAATGGAACTTTTCGGATCCGTTAACAAAGCCTGA
- a CDS encoding DUF5716 family protein produces MNETRDLIIGIDFGKEYSQICYYDRKAEEPRSLPVKVGSSQFEMPTCLCLRPDRKTYCAGLEAEYFAREKGGFLAGNLYEISAQNGPVAVGGEKKEAWELLAHYLHEMLKLTGIAEVEKNIRSLSIAMDSLNAVQVENLQRACRELGIPEERTILLDYEESFYYYVMTQKIETWNRSVGWYSFEQQKVSFRRMSMNSGTRPVLVHLEEPVTTTLSAKVEERDAEFYTFIKNTLGKELYSSIQINGEGFDQEWAQKSVKLLCYQRRKVFYGNNLFARGACSAGAERVINHDLKDYRYMSSSLVLSDVGMELRVMGAPAYYPLIESGRNWYESNAYVELILDGTKELVFIVDTMGEAKKKRIAMALPGLPERPERTTRLGVNLQYTSQDECRVTVKDLGFGEMFPSSGKEWTETTRWQEETK; encoded by the coding sequence ATGAATGAAACAAGAGACTTGATAATAGGAATTGATTTTGGAAAAGAATATTCTCAGATCTGTTATTATGACCGCAAGGCAGAGGAACCGCGTTCACTTCCCGTAAAAGTGGGAAGCAGCCAGTTTGAAATGCCGACCTGTCTTTGCCTGCGCCCAGACCGCAAGACATATTGTGCGGGATTGGAAGCAGAATATTTTGCAAGAGAAAAAGGTGGATTTCTCGCTGGAAACCTTTATGAGATATCAGCACAGAACGGACCGGTAGCGGTTGGAGGTGAAAAAAAAGAAGCATGGGAGCTTCTTGCACATTATCTGCATGAGATGCTGAAACTTACAGGGATTGCGGAAGTAGAAAAAAACATCCGGAGTCTGTCGATTGCCATGGACAGTCTGAATGCTGTACAGGTAGAAAATCTTCAGCGGGCATGCAGAGAACTGGGAATCCCGGAAGAACGTACGATTCTTCTGGATTATGAAGAGAGTTTTTATTATTATGTTATGACACAGAAGATAGAAACCTGGAACAGAAGTGTAGGCTGGTACAGCTTTGAACAGCAGAAGGTAAGTTTTCGACGCATGTCCATGAATTCAGGAACACGACCGGTACTGGTACATCTGGAAGAGCCTGTTACAACGACTCTGAGTGCGAAGGTAGAGGAGCGGGATGCAGAATTCTATACATTTATCAAGAACACACTTGGTAAAGAATTGTATTCCAGTATTCAGATCAATGGAGAGGGATTTGACCAGGAATGGGCACAGAAATCTGTGAAGCTGTTATGTTATCAGAGAAGAAAAGTTTTTTATGGAAATAACCTGTTTGCAAGAGGAGCCTGCAGCGCAGGAGCAGAACGGGTGATCAATCATGACCTGAAAGACTATCGTTATATGAGCAGTTCGCTGGTACTTTCTGATGTTGGAATGGAGCTGCGTGTCATGGGAGCACCGGCTTATTATCCGTTGATCGAATCAGGCAGAAACTGGTATGAAAGTAATGCATATGTCGAGCTGATCCTGGATGGAACGAAGGAACTTGTTTTTATTGTAGATACAATGGGCGAGGCAAAAAAGAAACGGATCGCAATGGCATTGCCGGGGCTGCCGGAGAGACCAGAGCGGACAACGAGACTTGGTGTGAATCTGCAGTATACTTCACAGGATGAATGCAGGGTTACAGTAAAGGATCTTGGATTTGGTGAGATGTTTCCATCAAGTGGCAAAGAGTGGACAGAAACGACCAGATGGCAGGAGGAGACAAAGTGA
- a CDS encoding DUF5717 family protein — protein MKKKIEQILNGKFKYDQPELLFSKEKLEIKIKAGTTTQGELYLGTENNDKIQGYITSSDRRFVPGNSRFSGTTVRLPYGIDAVGMQAGDICRGWLCVTSSIGEYKLPFAIEAIKEEIISSVGKVDDMQTFCEIARKDFREAYHLFTEKDFCMMFRKADKKQKALYAGLSGQPVTYQHLEEFLISLKEKDSVSVSLKTTAAEFYNVEEDMQESFEIHRSGWGHLRLEIETKGEFLEPERHVITDEDFIGSSVQINYLVHADQLKRENHIGEIIVRSPYQELTYHVLASRGARIHIDVHREEKRHKLALVKDYLEYQENRINFQTWKENAGFELNQLREAGCEYPEYQFLEAYMAHLDGKDDVAKKILKNFHGKEFTREELETAGTYLYLCTVTGLYKDRGQAVWKLQNFFRQKEDSFQLLWLLLQLDSTYRTTPSKVLFMMEELYEKGCTSPLLYIEAWKMISEDVSLLHRLTPFWMQVFCYAGKHDLLTEELVMRMAYLSGYEKKFYGSLYQALAAGYEKFSSDDVLEAVCKYIMKGEPRRPVYFKWFSLAVSRGLRITRLFEYYVETMDITYRRQLPKPLLMYFAYNDNSLGDARKAYVYASVIAFKEKDPKTYENYKDNLERFAYRKLREGQMDENYAILYQEFLFDPVSAEDGEAIAPKMFTYRLYCDDSKIRQVIVRHSQFAEEEIYPCNKGIAYPRIYTDDAVILFQDDKQRRYVSTIPYNLTKLTDESKAVPELLELGVRERGLLLYYCESTTLNADNLEYFQSLAELEDCTEEYRNSVRKQILDYYAANVQDQKLDKYLEKMDFRQYAQVDRTTLLEVLITRRMFRQAMVIVEEFGYEGLDLSCLLKMTSRMILKSDMAEDDELLALASEVYRKGKYDEVILHYLMLYRFGPLDELISIWKSARGFEMDTYDLEEKILSLLIFTEDYRKEGEAVLESYVKQSGKERITGAYLTLVSYGVFVREYTMSTFIRSRLEYAFTSKWPVNLICRLALLQEISREKDPKPEYVGIAQSILEECAKENLKFAFFRKLSPELLSPYQLDDKTFVECRAVPGAKVTLFYRLDTGLGAETAYKCEPLKEMYQGIFVRTFTLFYGETLQYYFQIDEGDKDNTKKTSERSVSMKKVEGASGSKYQMLNQMLSARRLDKMQEVTDSLKDYLRQEQYVKNMFSIEKESGR, from the coding sequence TTGAAAAAAAAGATAGAACAGATACTCAATGGAAAATTCAAATATGATCAGCCGGAACTCCTTTTTTCAAAAGAAAAACTGGAGATAAAGATCAAAGCAGGAACGACTACACAGGGGGAGCTGTATCTTGGAACGGAGAACAATGATAAGATACAGGGATATATTACTTCCTCAGATCGAAGATTTGTTCCGGGAAACAGTCGGTTTTCGGGGACAACCGTACGGCTGCCTTATGGAATTGACGCAGTGGGAATGCAGGCTGGTGATATATGCAGAGGCTGGCTCTGTGTGACTTCCAGTATAGGAGAGTACAAGCTTCCGTTTGCAATTGAGGCAATAAAAGAAGAAATCATAAGTTCTGTAGGAAAAGTTGATGATATGCAGACATTTTGCGAGATTGCCAGAAAAGATTTTCGAGAAGCTTATCATCTTTTTACCGAAAAAGATTTTTGTATGATGTTCAGGAAAGCAGACAAAAAGCAGAAAGCGTTGTATGCAGGTCTGTCCGGACAGCCGGTAACTTATCAGCATCTGGAGGAATTTCTGATCAGTCTGAAGGAAAAAGATTCTGTTTCCGTATCCTTAAAAACTACCGCAGCAGAATTTTATAATGTAGAAGAAGATATGCAGGAATCTTTTGAGATACACAGAAGCGGATGGGGACATCTTCGCCTTGAGATCGAGACAAAGGGGGAGTTCCTGGAGCCAGAGCGTCATGTGATAACGGATGAGGATTTTATTGGAAGCAGTGTTCAGATCAACTATCTTGTTCATGCAGATCAGTTAAAAAGAGAAAATCACATAGGCGAGATCATTGTAAGAAGTCCGTATCAGGAACTGACGTATCATGTCCTTGCATCGAGGGGAGCGCGCATTCATATTGATGTACACAGAGAAGAAAAAAGGCACAAACTTGCACTTGTGAAGGATTATCTTGAATATCAGGAAAACAGGATCAATTTTCAGACATGGAAAGAAAATGCAGGGTTTGAATTAAATCAGCTGAGGGAAGCAGGCTGCGAATATCCGGAGTACCAGTTCCTGGAGGCATATATGGCACATCTGGACGGAAAAGATGATGTGGCAAAAAAAATCCTCAAGAATTTTCACGGTAAAGAATTTACAAGAGAAGAACTGGAAACAGCCGGAACTTATCTCTATCTCTGTACAGTGACCGGTTTGTATAAGGATCGGGGACAGGCAGTATGGAAATTGCAGAATTTTTTCAGGCAGAAAGAGGACAGTTTCCAGCTTTTGTGGCTGTTGCTTCAACTTGACAGTACATATCGTACCACACCATCGAAAGTACTGTTCATGATGGAAGAACTATATGAAAAAGGCTGTACAAGTCCGCTTCTTTATATAGAAGCCTGGAAGATGATCAGTGAGGATGTTTCTCTGCTTCATCGTCTTACCCCGTTCTGGATGCAGGTATTCTGCTATGCTGGTAAACATGATCTGCTTACCGAAGAGCTTGTGATGCGTATGGCATATCTCTCCGGATATGAAAAAAAATTCTATGGAAGTCTGTATCAGGCGCTTGCAGCCGGATATGAGAAATTTTCATCAGATGATGTGCTGGAGGCTGTCTGCAAATATATCATGAAGGGGGAACCACGCAGACCGGTATATTTCAAATGGTTCTCGCTTGCGGTAAGCAGAGGATTACGTATCACCAGATTATTTGAATATTATGTGGAAACCATGGATATTACATATAGAAGACAGCTGCCGAAGCCGCTTCTGATGTATTTTGCGTACAATGACAATTCACTTGGTGATGCACGCAAGGCTTATGTATATGCGAGTGTGATCGCATTTAAAGAAAAAGATCCGAAAACATATGAAAATTATAAGGATAATCTGGAACGGTTTGCCTATCGCAAACTCAGAGAAGGACAGATGGATGAAAATTATGCGATCCTGTATCAGGAATTCCTGTTTGATCCGGTAAGCGCTGAAGATGGAGAAGCAATCGCTCCGAAGATGTTTACCTATCGTCTGTACTGTGATGACAGCAAAATCCGACAGGTGATCGTGCGGCACAGTCAGTTTGCAGAGGAAGAAATCTACCCTTGCAATAAAGGAATTGCATATCCGAGAATTTATACAGATGATGCGGTGATCCTGTTCCAGGATGATAAGCAGAGACGTTATGTTTCTACAATCCCATACAATCTTACAAAGCTCACAGATGAAAGCAAGGCAGTACCGGAACTTCTGGAACTGGGAGTCAGAGAACGGGGACTTCTGCTGTATTATTGCGAATCGACAACGCTGAATGCGGATAATCTGGAGTATTTTCAGAGTCTGGCAGAACTTGAGGACTGTACAGAAGAGTATAGAAATTCTGTAAGAAAACAGATTCTGGATTACTATGCTGCGAATGTTCAGGATCAGAAGCTTGATAAATATCTTGAAAAAATGGATTTCCGTCAGTATGCACAGGTTGACCGTACGACACTGCTTGAAGTATTGATCACCAGAAGAATGTTTCGTCAGGCAATGGTGATTGTAGAAGAATTTGGTTATGAAGGACTGGATCTGAGCTGCCTTCTCAAGATGACAAGCCGGATGATCCTGAAAAGTGACATGGCAGAAGATGACGAACTTCTGGCACTGGCATCCGAGGTTTACCGGAAGGGTAAATATGATGAAGTGATCCTGCATTATCTTATGCTGTATCGGTTTGGACCACTGGATGAACTTATTTCGATATGGAAGAGTGCCAGAGGATTCGAAATGGATACGTATGATCTGGAAGAAAAAATCTTAAGTCTTCTGATCTTTACGGAAGATTACCGTAAAGAGGGGGAAGCTGTACTGGAATCTTATGTGAAGCAGTCCGGAAAAGAACGAATCACAGGAGCATACCTTACACTGGTTTCTTATGGCGTTTTTGTCAGAGAATATACAATGAGTACGTTCATCAGAAGCAGGCTGGAATATGCATTTACCAGTAAGTGGCCGGTTAATCTTATCTGCAGACTGGCGCTTCTGCAGGAAATTTCCAGAGAAAAAGATCCAAAACCGGAATATGTGGGAATAGCACAGAGCATACTGGAAGAGTGTGCAAAAGAAAATCTGAAATTTGCGTTTTTCCGCAAACTCTCACCGGAACTTTTGAGTCCATATCAGTTGGATGACAAAACATTTGTGGAATGTCGTGCAGTACCTGGGGCAAAGGTTACGTTGTTTTACAGACTGGATACCGGACTTGGAGCAGAGACAGCATATAAATGCGAACCTTTGAAAGAAATGTATCAGGGCATATTTGTAAGGACATTTACTTTGTTTTACGGGGAGACACTGCAGTATTATTTCCAGATCGATGAGGGCGATAAAGACAATACAAAGAAGACTTCGGAACGCAGCGTTTCAATGAAAAAAGTCGAGGGTGCCTCTGGAAGCAAGTATCAGATGCTGAATCAGATGTTGTCTGCAAGAAGACTGGACAAAATGCAGGAAGTGACAGACAGTCTGAAAGATTATCTCAGACAGGAACAGTATGTGAAAAACATGTTTAGCATAGAGAAGGAAAGCGGAAGATGA
- the sigK gene encoding RNA polymerase sporulation sigma factor SigK, whose product MKTFQKPLTAAEERLCLRRCQEGDPEAKRILIERNLRLVAHVAKKYQGNGEELEDLISIGTIGLIKAISTFNSERSARLSTYAARCIDNELLMMLRARKKCSREVSLYEPIGTDKEGNEISLLDIIESPPVDIVEEYSTRQDIRFLFSSMKDILTPKEYQVICCRYGLFENNEMTQREIADQLHISRSYVSRIEKNALKKLKTLFG is encoded by the coding sequence TTGAAAACTTTTCAGAAACCTTTGACCGCAGCAGAGGAACGGCTCTGCCTCAGACGCTGCCAGGAAGGGGATCCGGAAGCAAAACGTATTCTGATCGAACGTAATCTTCGTCTGGTTGCCCATGTTGCAAAAAAATATCAGGGAAACGGAGAAGAACTGGAAGACCTGATCTCTATCGGTACGATCGGACTGATCAAGGCTATTTCCACCTTCAATTCAGAACGTTCTGCCAGGCTGTCCACTTATGCCGCCCGCTGTATTGATAACGAACTTCTTATGATGCTGCGTGCAAGAAAAAAATGTTCACGTGAAGTTTCTCTTTATGAACCGATCGGAACAGACAAAGAGGGAAATGAGATCAGTCTGCTGGATATTATCGAAAGTCCGCCGGTGGATATCGTAGAAGAATATTCTACCCGTCAGGATATACGATTTCTTTTTTCTTCTATGAAGGATATCCTGACACCAAAAGAATACCAGGTCATCTGCTGTCGTTATGGACTGTTTGAAAACAACGAAATGACACAGCGTGAAATCGCCGATCAGCTTCATATCAGTCGTTCCTATGTCTCCAGAATCGAAAAAAACGCATTAAAAAAATTAAAAACTCTCTTCGGTTGA
- a CDS encoding DUF5722 domain-containing protein: MTDTTERSGFVYMHKLLKQLMILLLCTVLIGTGFAPASVSAASRPVTISSCKISGKSKVRVTAVTANPRKISGSRCYLFALTPGMSARPVASCKKSKKMTFTCKLNSGGVNLLNSGFAVASRNSSGKYTYISTRRFISNPGALAKYRYRFPKSISKKGLQVNADMMEDAEELNVRNSVINIDFSQLIAPPALQNSRYSYSWKYQGQTYWFVKDSVSYYDRQLLALNSTSSVNSAVLLLSWRSDLTSLIYPQGRQQGHAFYAWNTKDRSARKQLQATLNFLARRYSTSTKKYGQISNWIIGNEVNNYNTYNYAGSQTLRQYSQIYADQFRLAYNTLVSVYSNARVYISLDHLWNTNYVNGTFASRKMLDSFASKIRAGGNLQWNLAYHPYSSPLTEPRFWANTNGQLTKSLTTPVINMGNIRLLTSYIRQKYGSKTRIILSETGYTSVQRKHNVENLQAAAVAYSYLLAESDNMIDSLIIHRQIDHKEEIKQGLNLGLWTTDARSADFESANTKKRSWSVFKYMDSSRSASETAFIPSSIGVSNWKSLIPSYSSKLYNKSNCTIGALEQVNAYRRGASIYQSWSPYGAVTTSHKTGNTFTALHDIRRNKNSLWGFSQKMKRSLSFKSYPNFCTTLRASGAQNGYVQIKLRFYSGKHIFECARTVPADQTVRLKTSLAKWKYRSKVTKIQVMAAPVNGSQWNANAQLVMNAPVRSR; this comes from the coding sequence ATGACAGATACAACTGAACGATCAGGCTTTGTATATATGCACAAACTATTGAAACAACTGATGATTCTTCTGCTCTGTACTGTTTTGATCGGAACAGGTTTTGCACCCGCTTCAGTCTCTGCAGCCTCACGGCCTGTAACGATCAGCAGCTGTAAGATTTCAGGAAAAAGCAAAGTCCGCGTAACCGCTGTCACGGCAAATCCACGTAAAATATCCGGATCTCGCTGTTACCTTTTTGCACTGACTCCGGGCATGTCGGCCAGGCCAGTAGCATCCTGTAAAAAATCAAAAAAAATGACATTTACCTGTAAATTAAACTCCGGTGGTGTCAACCTTCTGAATTCCGGTTTTGCTGTCGCTTCTCGGAATTCCAGTGGGAAATATACTTATATCAGCACACGCAGATTTATTTCCAACCCCGGTGCACTGGCCAAATATCGATATCGTTTTCCAAAGTCCATCTCCAAAAAGGGACTTCAGGTCAATGCTGACATGATGGAAGATGCGGAAGAACTGAATGTACGAAATTCTGTGATCAATATTGATTTCAGTCAGCTGATCGCACCACCGGCACTTCAAAATTCCAGGTACTCTTACTCCTGGAAATACCAGGGACAAACTTACTGGTTTGTAAAAGATTCTGTCTCTTATTACGACAGACAGCTGCTTGCACTGAATTCCACTTCATCTGTAAATTCTGCTGTTCTGCTTCTGAGTTGGCGCAGTGACCTGACCAGCCTGATCTATCCACAGGGACGCCAGCAGGGACATGCTTTTTATGCCTGGAATACCAAAGACCGTTCTGCGAGAAAGCAGCTGCAGGCAACACTGAATTTTCTGGCCAGACGTTACAGTACTTCCACAAAAAAATACGGACAGATTTCCAACTGGATTATCGGAAATGAAGTCAATAATTACAACACTTATAATTACGCCGGTTCCCAGACACTGAGACAGTATTCTCAGATTTATGCAGATCAGTTTCGTCTTGCCTATAATACACTGGTCAGTGTTTATTCTAATGCAAGAGTTTATATTTCACTTGATCATCTGTGGAATACAAATTATGTGAATGGAACCTTTGCTTCACGAAAAATGCTGGATTCTTTTGCTTCAAAGATACGTGCCGGTGGAAATCTGCAATGGAACCTTGCATATCACCCATACAGTTCTCCACTGACAGAGCCTCGTTTCTGGGCGAATACAAACGGGCAGCTCACCAAATCACTTACAACGCCTGTGATCAATATGGGAAATATCCGCCTGCTGACCAGCTATATACGTCAGAAATATGGTTCAAAAACAAGGATCATTCTGTCCGAGACCGGTTATACTTCTGTTCAGAGAAAACACAATGTTGAAAATCTGCAGGCAGCTGCGGTTGCCTACAGTTACCTTCTTGCTGAATCAGATAATATGATCGACTCACTGATCATTCATCGTCAGATCGACCACAAAGAAGAGATCAAACAGGGACTGAATCTTGGATTATGGACAACCGACGCCAGATCTGCTGATTTTGAATCTGCCAACACAAAGAAAAGATCCTGGAGTGTCTTTAAATATATGGACAGCAGTCGTTCTGCTTCCGAAACCGCATTTATTCCATCCTCGATCGGTGTCAGCAACTGGAAATCGCTGATCCCTTCATACAGTTCCAAACTCTATAACAAATCAAACTGTACCATCGGAGCACTTGAACAGGTAAATGCATATCGCCGCGGTGCTTCCATATATCAGAGCTGGTCTCCTTATGGTGCTGTTACAACTTCACATAAAACAGGAAATACCTTTACTGCTCTTCATGATATCCGACGAAACAAAAACAGTTTATGGGGATTCTCGCAAAAAATGAAGCGCAGTCTTTCCTTTAAATCATATCCAAATTTCTGCACAACGCTCCGCGCAAGTGGTGCACAGAATGGATATGTACAGATCAAATTGCGCTTTTACAGTGGAAAACATATCTTCGAATGTGCCAGAACTGTACCTGCTGATCAAACTGTCCGTTTAAAAACGTCTCTTGCGAAATGGAAATATCGCAGTAAAGTAACTAAAATTCAGGTTATGGCAGCCCCTGTAAATGGTAGTCAGTGGAACGCCAACGCTCAGCTTGTTATGAATGCCCCTGTGCGCAGTCGCTAA
- a CDS encoding peptidase U32 family protein → MRNIELLVPASSLEVLKIAVVFGADAVYIGGEAFGLRAKAKNFTHEDMAEGIAFAHEHGVKVYVTVNILAHNDDLPGVREYLQELKELKPDALIIADPGIFTYAREICPEIECHISTQANNTNYETYRFWYKLGAKRVVTARELSLKEIREIREHIPDDMEIETFVHGAMCISYSGRCLLSNYLVGRDANQGACTHPCRWKYSIVEEKRPGEYMPVFENERGTYIFNSKDLCMVEHMDDILNSGIDSLKIEGRMKTALYVATVARTYRKAIDDYMEAPEKYKANMSWYQEQISNCTYRQFTTGFFYGKPDEHTQIYDNNTYVKEYTYLGYAEEVDENGFAHITQRNKFTVGEMIEIMKPDGRNITATVRAIYDEDGNSVESAPHPQQKLAVDLGTEIEKYDLLRRAEA, encoded by the coding sequence ATGAGAAATATAGAGTTACTGGTACCTGCAAGCAGTCTTGAAGTACTGAAAATAGCCGTTGTATTTGGTGCAGATGCGGTATATATAGGTGGAGAAGCATTTGGCCTCCGCGCAAAAGCCAAGAATTTTACACATGAAGATATGGCAGAGGGAATTGCGTTTGCACATGAACATGGAGTAAAGGTTTATGTGACAGTAAATATTCTGGCGCATAATGATGACCTTCCGGGAGTCAGAGAATATCTGCAGGAGCTGAAAGAACTGAAACCGGATGCACTGATCATTGCAGACCCGGGAATTTTTACCTATGCCCGTGAAATTTGTCCGGAAATAGAATGCCATATCAGTACACAGGCAAACAATACAAACTATGAGACATACCGTTTCTGGTATAAGCTCGGCGCGAAACGTGTCGTAACGGCAAGGGAACTTTCTTTGAAAGAAATCCGTGAGATCCGTGAACATATTCCGGATGATATGGAAATCGAGACTTTTGTTCATGGAGCAATGTGTATTTCTTATTCCGGAAGATGCCTGCTCAGCAATTATCTGGTTGGAAGAGATGCGAATCAGGGGGCATGCACACATCCGTGTCGTTGGAAATATTCTATTGTGGAAGAAAAACGTCCTGGTGAATATATGCCGGTATTTGAGAATGAGAGAGGAACTTATATCTTCAACTCCAAGGATCTCTGTATGGTAGAGCATATGGATGATATCCTGAACAGTGGTATCGACAGCCTGAAGATTGAAGGACGCATGAAGACTGCTCTTTATGTGGCAACTGTTGCAAGAACTTATCGCAAGGCAATTGATGATTATATGGAGGCTCCGGAAAAATATAAGGCAAATATGTCCTGGTATCAGGAACAGATTTCCAATTGTACGTACCGTCAGTTTACGACAGGATTCTTTTATGGCAAACCAGATGAACATACGCAGATTTATGACAACAATACGTATGTAAAAGAATATACTTATCTGGGATATGCAGAAGAAGTTGATGAAAATGGTTTCGCACATATTACGCAGAGAAATAAGTTTACTGTTGGTGAGATGATTGAGATCATGAAACCGGATGGCAGAAATATCACAGCAACCGTTCGTGCAATCTATGATGAAGATGGAAATTCTGTAGAAAGTGCACCGCATCCACAGCAGAAACTTGCCGTAGACCTTGGAACAGAGATTGAAAAGTATGATCTCCTTCGAAGGGCCGAGGCATAA